Within the Triplophysa dalaica isolate WHDGS20190420 chromosome 2, ASM1584641v1, whole genome shotgun sequence genome, the region AGAAATAAGTTATGAATGCAAAGCATGTCATTCAGGCATGATTTTTTCTTACACAGTGCTGTTGGAGATTTCTTGGTGGAGGACAAGACCAAAGCTCTTTTGAAATATGATGGAACCATTACTTGGGTACCTCCGGCCATCTTTAAATCATCCTGCCCTATGGACATCACGTATTTCCCCTTTGACTATCAGAACTGCTCAATGAAGTTTGGTTCCTGGACCTACGATAAGGCCAAGATTGACCTGGTGCTCATCGGCTCAAAGGTTAATCTGAAAGACTTCTGGGAAAGTGGAGAGTGGGAGATTATAGATGCACCCGGCTACAAACATGACATCAAGTACAACTGCTGTGAAGAGATCTACCCAGACATAACCTACAGCTTCTACATAAGACGGTTGCCCCTATTTCTACACCATCAACCTTATCATCCCCTGCCTCCTCATCTCATTCCTAACCGTGCTCGTCTTCTACCTTCCATCAGACTGTGGTGAGAAAGTGACATTGTGCATCTCTGTGCTGCTTTCCCTCACTGTGTTCCTCCTCGTCATCACGGAAACCATCCCGTCCACCTCGCTTGTTATCCCCCTGATTGGCGAGTACCTTCTCTTCACTATGATTTTTGTCACGCTCTCAATCGTCATCACCGTCTTTGTGCTGAACGTCCACTATCGCACCCCCATGACCCACACAATGCCCAGCTGGGTTCGTACCGTCTTTCTCCGAGCTTTACCTCGTATTATGCTCATGCGCCGGCCTCTCGACCTGTCTGAGTCTTCCGGAAAAGGGGCACTGGAGAGCGGGAGCTCATCAGGGAGTGGAGCAGGAAAAGGAGGAGAGGGGAAGAAGAGGAAAAATAGTGGATCCCAACAGGGTGCAGTGAACTCTTTGGAGTTTGGAGAAGGAAAAGCTGCACTGGAGGGAAAGAAAGGGGGATGCCCTTGTCACCCGATGAAAGAGGCATCCGAGGGGGATTGTGGGAAAGTGAGTCGTCAGTTGAGTCCGCAGGCCATTAACACGGTCGTGGCTTTCTCTGTGGTGTCACCGGAGATCAAACAGGCTATCGAGAGTGTGAAGTACATTGCGGAGAACATGAGGAGCCGCAACAAAGCCAAAGAGGTAAAGAAATGTCTTGAATCATGTCAGAATACATTGACTTTAGGAAACACAACTCACACCACATTGTCAGGAGGACACATAGGAGCGTTTTCTAATATAGGGTCTTTTGCCTTAATACATTGAGGATTTGACTGCTTGAGCCGTACGATCACATTTTGGTGAGGCAAATCTGCCTTCCGCAGCATACAGTCACATATCTGAGATCTGACAACTGGTGATGCTACTAATATGCTTGACAAATAGCTCTCACTCTGACAGCTCCTGTAATGGTTTCTTAAAGCACATtatcaagtcaagtcaagtcaagtgtgctttattgtcaattcttccacatgtacagtacatacatacagagaatcgaaattgcgttactctcagacccttggtgcatacaaataacattaaacactgacagtagacgttgaaataaagataaatacgaTTTAACAATATGTACATATAAACTATATGGATATACAAATGAGGACATtgtagaacaataaaaaaataaaaataaagagagataaagtgacAATTGGCACATGGCAGATAAAGTGCAAAccagttgaataaaaataatactgtgcTGATGAGAGTAgtgcaagaaaaaaagaacagtcTTTTTATCAGACTGTCAGAAGAGGTAGATTTCAGACAATGCTGGATGAGGTAGAGATCATTGCTGCAGTGACGCACGAAGTGACTGGTGCGGGTCACAGTTGTAAAGGGGGGGGGGGATCGTAGTGTCAGAGTTCAGTGTTGCTTGGGGTTAAAAAGGGGAGGGGGGGCAAGGACGGGAGGGAGTTCAGCTTCCTGACAGCCTGATGGATGAAGCTGACATGTTTATTATGCCTTTAAACATGTCACAAACACTCAAAAATGCCTGTAAATGCAATTATGAAAATGCCTTTGCTTATTaacaacttatttacattaacatgtacgcatttggcagacacttttatccaaagggacttacattgctttatcctatagattttacataggtatttgcaatcccctg harbors:
- the chrna6 gene encoding LOW QUALITY PROTEIN: neuronal acetylcholine receptor subunit alpha-6 (The sequence of the model RefSeq protein was modified relative to this genomic sequence to represent the inferred CDS: deleted 1 base in 1 codon), producing MHSAGRVTLNLLLIVLITHDCLSSKGEDRLFRRLFRRYNQFIRPVENVSDPVTVEFEVSMSQLVKVDEVNQIMETNLWLRHIWNDYKLKWSPTEFDGIEFIRVPSNKIWRPDIVLYNNAVGDFLVEDKTKALLKYDGTITWVPPAIFKSSCPMDITYFPFDYQNCSMKFGSWTYDKAKIDLVLIGSKVNLKDFWESGEWEIIDAPGYKHDIKYNCCEEIYPDITYSFYIRRLPYFYTINLIIPCLLISFLTVLVFYLPSDCGEKVTLCISVLLSLTVFLLVITETIPSTSLVIPLIGEYLLFTMIFVTLSIVITVFVLNVHYRTPMTHTMPSWVRTVFLRALPRIMLMRRPLDLSESSGKGALESGSSSGSGAGKGGEGKKRKNSGSQQGAVNSLEFGEGKAALEGKKGGCPCHPMKEASEGDCGKVSRQLSPQAINTVVAFSVVSPEIKQAIESVKYIAENMRSRNKAKEVEDDWKYVAMVIDRIFLWVFVLVCVLGTIGLFLQPLIGFFS